In Halalkalicoccus subterraneus, one DNA window encodes the following:
- a CDS encoding SDR family NAD(P)-dependent oxidoreductase: protein MAGSLDEKTAVVTGSSNGIGFAIAQHLATEGANVVINSRSQTRAQEAAEEIDCSSGVLPIEADVTDYSSLRSLAEQTVDEFGSLDIWVNNAGINIRGPAEDISLDDWQTVLDVNLSGTFYGARVAGNRMIEQGTGGNIINISSMMGEQGQTGRTPYNTSKGGVNNLTRCLAVEWAEHDIQVNAVAPGYIQTDMVDDAQDQIGFEKQDVVDRTPLGRFGTVDEVANCVAFLAEGAHFMTGEILHPDGGWLAFGWGSKE from the coding sequence ATGGCCGGTTCACTCGACGAGAAAACCGCTGTTGTCACCGGTTCGAGTAACGGTATCGGGTTCGCTATCGCTCAACACCTCGCGACGGAGGGGGCGAACGTCGTCATCAATTCTCGCTCGCAGACCCGAGCCCAAGAGGCCGCCGAGGAGATCGACTGTAGCAGTGGCGTCCTGCCGATCGAGGCCGACGTCACGGATTACAGTTCGCTTCGATCGCTTGCCGAGCAAACCGTCGACGAGTTCGGGTCGCTGGATATCTGGGTGAACAACGCCGGCATTAACATTCGCGGCCCCGCCGAAGACATCTCGCTGGACGATTGGCAGACCGTTCTCGACGTCAATCTCAGTGGGACGTTCTACGGCGCCCGGGTCGCTGGAAACCGGATGATCGAGCAGGGAACGGGCGGGAACATCATCAACATCTCGAGTATGATGGGAGAACAGGGCCAAACCGGTCGAACACCGTATAACACGTCGAAAGGCGGTGTGAACAATCTCACGCGGTGTCTGGCCGTCGAATGGGCGGAACACGACATCCAGGTCAACGCCGTTGCGCCGGGATACATCCAAACCGACATGGTCGATGACGCACAGGACCAGATCGGGTTCGAGAAACAGGACGTCGTCGACAGAACGCCGCTGGGTCGGTTCGGAACCGTCGACGAAGTCGCGAACTGTGTGGCGTTCCTCGCGGAAGGGGCTCACTTCATGACCGGCGAGATCCTGCATCCCGACGGCGGATGGCTCGCGTTCGGTTGGGGAAGTAAGGAGTAA
- a CDS encoding succinylglutamate desuccinylase/aspartoacylase family protein translates to MAAIRSFQHSPGRSLDRAKNALDRDRIVETIMENTAHETAVYEVTGSAEGPTAVILGGMHGNEINGYRVAANITSWDIDAGRLVVIPFATILAIERNDRRGPDGDLNRSFPSEQPPESALARAIWRVITDADPDVVIDLHRSRGLFNTHHRWVGQVILHTEANRATDTATDVCRSMNDHYVPRLMRFHRFTPVAMDDIDRGTGLLIQKAQHDLDVASYLVESTDFLLDIDTQIRWTATITNLLLAEHGIQRTA, encoded by the coding sequence ATGGCGGCGATTCGATCATTCCAACACTCTCCAGGTCGTTCGCTTGACCGGGCCAAGAACGCGCTCGATCGGGATCGAATCGTCGAAACCATCATGGAAAATACTGCTCACGAAACGGCGGTCTACGAAGTCACCGGGTCGGCGGAGGGACCAACGGCAGTGATTCTTGGCGGAATGCATGGCAACGAGATCAACGGCTATCGGGTCGCAGCCAATATCACGAGTTGGGACATAGACGCTGGTCGATTAGTCGTAATCCCTTTTGCCACTATCCTCGCTATCGAGCGAAACGATCGCCGAGGACCAGATGGCGACCTCAATCGATCGTTTCCCAGCGAGCAACCGCCCGAAAGTGCCCTCGCTCGCGCGATCTGGCGCGTCATCACGGACGCTGATCCGGATGTCGTGATTGATCTCCATCGCTCACGAGGACTGTTCAACACGCATCACCGATGGGTTGGCCAAGTCATCCTACATACGGAAGCGAACCGAGCGACCGATACCGCGACGGACGTCTGTCGATCCATGAACGATCATTATGTGCCCCGACTAATGCGATTCCACCGTTTTACGCCGGTGGCTATGGACGATATCGATCGGGGGACTGGACTTCTCATTCAGAAGGCTCAGCATGATCTGGACGTCGCTAGCTATCTCGTTGAGTCGACAGACTTCTTGCTTGATATCGATACACAGATCCGATGGACAGCGACGATAACCAACCTATTACTCGCAGAACACGGTATCCAACGAACGGCATGA
- a CDS encoding sulfite exporter TauE/SafE family protein: MGTSESKIDVEQFVTNLLDFQYREVLMTGATLAVITVAIVLFPGAENVTQGIQSDVSVGLFVLFIGIAILAGTVMGMLGFGFSLIVTPVFASVIDPTLTVVVLAVPPLMVNVFQMGETGTGIEFVRKEWPLLGLAIVGTLIGVAFLSWFSTGPLVPFLIGLIVLGYVVFQVVKNFVVIEEAHHPVALGGIGLLEGFLLAAANLGPVLPAYFHTFERDAERYIGGLSMTLGTIFATRLVVMTFFTDLMTPYRLWLGSVIAVVTIVGLLLGTYLRRIEIDEQKFTWFVITLLFVISLNIFRNTIPALFF, translated from the coding sequence ATGGGTACGAGTGAATCAAAAATAGACGTCGAACAGTTCGTGACGAATCTTCTGGATTTCCAGTACCGCGAGGTACTGATGACGGGAGCGACACTCGCCGTTATCACCGTAGCAATCGTGCTCTTTCCGGGTGCAGAGAACGTCACGCAAGGGATTCAGTCGGACGTTTCAGTGGGACTCTTCGTTCTATTCATTGGCATTGCAATCCTCGCTGGGACGGTCATGGGTATGCTCGGGTTCGGGTTCTCGCTGATCGTGACACCCGTCTTCGCTAGTGTTATTGATCCGACGCTCACGGTTGTCGTTCTGGCCGTCCCGCCATTGATGGTCAACGTGTTTCAGATGGGTGAAACGGGCACCGGTATCGAGTTCGTTCGGAAGGAGTGGCCACTGCTTGGTCTCGCTATCGTCGGGACTCTCATCGGTGTGGCTTTTCTCTCGTGGTTTAGCACTGGGCCACTCGTCCCGTTTCTCATCGGGCTGATCGTCCTGGGGTATGTCGTCTTCCAGGTGGTGAAGAACTTCGTCGTCATCGAGGAGGCTCACCATCCCGTTGCGCTCGGTGGTATTGGACTCCTCGAGGGATTCCTGCTTGCCGCTGCGAACCTCGGTCCGGTTCTCCCGGCGTATTTCCATACGTTCGAACGCGACGCGGAGCGGTACATTGGCGGGCTTTCGATGACGCTCGGGACGATTTTCGCTACTCGTCTCGTAGTGATGACGTTCTTTACCGACCTGATGACGCCGTATCGCCTCTGGCTCGGGTCGGTTATCGCCGTCGTCACTATCGTGGGCTTGTTGCTTGGGACCTATCTACGACGCATCGAGATCGACGAGCAGAAATTCACGTGGTTCGTCATCACGCTTCTGTTCGTTATCTCGCTCAACATCTTCCGGAACACGATTCCGGCGCTGTTTTTCTGA
- a CDS encoding nitrite/sulfite reductase — protein sequence MNTVEEWKREKHPLDVIDDVYEYAEEELSFDEIEERAGEGVWERMKWTGMYTHGRQRGYLMMRTKVPGGYLTPEQAKVIGEVADEFATAPEEYGGSEQNELWGDAFLDITTRQDVQTHWIEIEDVPEVWERYDDVGLTTIQGCGDGARNVLGCPAAGLDDHECFDAQPVIDAVSEFFTGNREYGNLPRKFKMTITGCRQDCAQSQINDVGLVPARKDIAGEPHYGFHVRVGGGLSDGPRMGSELDVFVRPEDAVEFCRAVAQTFKELGDRHNRGVCRMRYLVQQMGPDGFEQAVRDRCSVDLRSRGRDLTEGYTGDHVGVHDQREDGLQYVGFNVITGRMGGDEFVEAARAAREYGTEETSIRLATDQNFLISHIPEENVSSLLAEPFAADYQPDPGPFSRGAVGCTGSEFCNYGIIETKNRVKRWARELDERIETPDDLEVVRMHMSGCSASCAQPQIADIGFRGETVQLDTDGDGDPDDIVEGMDFGLGGSLGPDNDFLDWVETAVPADAVIPALEELFAAYGEEHEDGERFYEWTRRVDNDRLRTVMQGAEAPVSKGVAADD from the coding sequence ATGAACACAGTCGAGGAGTGGAAACGGGAGAAACACCCGCTTGACGTCATCGACGACGTTTACGAGTACGCCGAGGAGGAGCTCTCGTTCGACGAGATCGAGGAGCGTGCGGGCGAGGGCGTCTGGGAGCGCATGAAGTGGACCGGGATGTACACCCACGGCCGCCAGCGGGGCTACTTAATGATGCGCACGAAGGTCCCTGGGGGGTATCTCACACCCGAACAGGCCAAGGTAATCGGCGAGGTCGCAGACGAGTTCGCCACCGCCCCCGAAGAGTACGGCGGCAGCGAGCAGAACGAGCTGTGGGGCGACGCCTTCCTTGATATCACGACCCGGCAGGACGTTCAAACACATTGGATCGAGATCGAGGACGTCCCCGAGGTCTGGGAGCGCTACGACGACGTGGGGCTGACGACGATACAGGGCTGTGGGGACGGCGCGCGGAACGTGCTCGGCTGTCCGGCTGCAGGCCTCGACGATCACGAGTGTTTCGATGCCCAGCCCGTGATCGACGCGGTCTCGGAGTTCTTCACGGGCAACCGCGAGTACGGCAACCTCCCCCGGAAGTTCAAGATGACGATCACGGGCTGCCGGCAGGACTGCGCCCAATCCCAGATCAACGACGTCGGGCTGGTGCCCGCCCGCAAGGACATCGCGGGCGAGCCCCACTACGGATTCCACGTCCGCGTCGGCGGCGGCCTCTCGGACGGCCCGCGGATGGGATCGGAACTCGACGTGTTCGTTCGCCCGGAGGACGCCGTCGAGTTCTGCCGTGCCGTGGCCCAGACGTTCAAGGAACTGGGCGACCGGCACAACCGCGGGGTCTGCCGGATGCGCTACCTCGTCCAGCAGATGGGCCCCGACGGGTTCGAACAGGCGGTTCGCGACCGGTGTTCGGTCGACCTGCGCTCTCGCGGGCGCGATCTCACCGAGGGCTATACCGGGGATCACGTCGGCGTCCACGACCAGCGCGAGGACGGCCTGCAGTACGTCGGCTTCAACGTGATCACGGGCCGGATGGGCGGTGATGAGTTCGTCGAGGCGGCCCGCGCGGCTCGCGAGTACGGTACCGAAGAGACGTCGATTCGGCTCGCGACCGATCAGAACTTCCTGATCAGCCACATTCCCGAGGAGAACGTCTCCAGCCTGCTCGCCGAACCCTTCGCCGCGGACTACCAGCCCGACCCCGGTCCCTTCTCGCGGGGCGCGGTCGGCTGTACCGGAAGCGAGTTCTGTAACTACGGCATCATCGAGACCAAGAATCGAGTAAAGCGCTGGGCGCGCGAGCTCGACGAGCGCATCGAGACGCCCGACGACCTCGAAGTAGTCCGGATGCACATGAGCGGCTGTTCGGCCTCGTGTGCCCAGCCCCAGATCGCGGACATTGGCTTCCGCGGCGAGACAGTCCAACTGGACACCGACGGCGACGGAGACCCCGATGACATCGTCGAGGGAATGGACTTCGGCCTCGGCGGCAGCCTCGGTCCCGACAACGACTTTCTCGACTGGGTCGAGACCGCGGTCCCCGCCGACGCCGTCATTCCCGCCTTGGAGGAGCTCTTTGCGGCCTACGGCGAGGAGCACGAGGACGGCGAGCGATTCTACGAGTGGACCCGGCGGGTCGACAACGACCGCTTGCGGACGGTGATGCAGGGTGCGGAGGCACCCGTCTCAAAGGGGGTGGCCGCCGATGACTGA
- a CDS encoding Coenzyme F420 hydrogenase/dehydrogenase, beta subunit C-terminal domain — MTDPERDRGPLPSVPKAGNDASGTSVPPTSGARDPEGTDPDAKPIRYRRADEDAETATDDVADGCGCGSCGCGDGASERADTAVAADGSGGAVNVGSDGSLGDVQFTEPSTEPTQDLSDNPAERVGVPDGVELDTPSYSIRSEMNDIETPDEKTWFMELDAAVIDDGRCIQCGTCVAACPSDSIGIGDDDLPELVKMCTGCSLCWDFCPRGGLRYERQWKITGGEDNVKGAGDPITEFSAKVGESWQRNAQDGGVVTSVLSHLLEAGEIDGALIATESDDEPWKAESFLATSHEEVVANAGSFYNQTMALGNLDLDRWEHKLPDKPAEEISLAMVGTPCEIEGIRALQDFEWDYQSQNAGVRAIDYTIALMCTKNFNYHRLIGEQLAEKRGITTDEIGKMDVLHGDMIVYDHEGEEILREDVTEFHDATLKGCDECADFTGFCADLTVGSVGSGDEYSSVIVRTERGMDAWELTAPDLDYHDLEDKSAVGKLQGWDKKKAFESLERPFDPDAPRFIEYTEHAENYGTTLNPHESDH; from the coding sequence ATGACTGATCCCGAACGCGATCGGGGTCCGCTTCCGAGCGTGCCCAAGGCGGGCAATGACGCCTCTGGAACGAGCGTCCCACCGACGAGTGGGGCACGCGACCCCGAAGGAACCGACCCCGACGCGAAGCCGATCCGGTACCGGCGGGCCGATGAGGACGCCGAAACGGCCACGGACGATGTCGCCGACGGCTGTGGCTGTGGGAGCTGTGGCTGTGGCGACGGTGCAAGCGAGCGGGCCGATACGGCGGTCGCCGCCGACGGCAGCGGCGGCGCGGTCAACGTCGGTTCCGATGGAAGCCTCGGCGACGTCCAGTTCACCGAGCCCTCGACGGAGCCGACCCAGGACCTCTCGGACAACCCTGCCGAGCGCGTCGGCGTCCCCGACGGCGTCGAGCTCGACACTCCATCCTACTCGATCCGGAGCGAGATGAACGACATCGAGACGCCGGACGAGAAGACCTGGTTCATGGAGCTCGACGCGGCCGTCATCGACGACGGCCGCTGTATCCAGTGTGGTACCTGCGTCGCCGCGTGTCCCTCCGACTCGATCGGGATCGGCGACGACGACCTGCCCGAGCTCGTAAAGATGTGTACCGGCTGTTCGCTCTGCTGGGACTTCTGTCCCCGCGGCGGCCTGCGCTACGAGCGCCAGTGGAAGATCACGGGCGGCGAGGACAACGTCAAGGGCGCGGGCGACCCGATCACGGAGTTCTCCGCGAAGGTCGGCGAGTCCTGGCAGCGAAACGCCCAGGACGGCGGCGTCGTCACCAGCGTCCTCTCGCACCTGCTCGAGGCTGGCGAGATTGACGGCGCGCTGATCGCCACCGAGTCCGACGACGAGCCCTGGAAGGCAGAAAGCTTCCTCGCGACGAGCCACGAGGAGGTCGTCGCGAACGCGGGCAGTTTCTATAACCAGACGATGGCGCTCGGTAACCTCGATCTGGATCGCTGGGAACACAAGCTGCCTGACAAGCCCGCGGAGGAGATCAGCCTCGCGATGGTAGGGACGCCCTGCGAGATCGAGGGGATCCGCGCGCTGCAGGACTTCGAGTGGGACTACCAGTCCCAGAACGCGGGCGTTCGCGCGATCGACTACACCATCGCGCTGATGTGTACGAAGAACTTCAACTATCACAGGCTCATCGGCGAGCAGCTAGCGGAGAAACGCGGAATCACCACCGATGAAATCGGGAAGATGGACGTGCTTCACGGCGACATGATCGTCTACGACCACGAGGGTGAGGAGATCCTGCGCGAGGACGTCACGGAGTTCCACGACGCCACCCTCAAGGGCTGTGACGAGTGTGCGGACTTCACGGGCTTCTGTGCGGATCTCACCGTCGGCTCCGTGGGATCGGGCGACGAGTACTCGAGCGTCATCGTCCGCACCGAGCGCGGAATGGACGCCTGGGAACTGACCGCGCCGGATCTCGACTACCACGACTTGGAGGACAAGAGCGCGGTCGGTAAGCTCCAGGGCTGGGACAAGAAGAAGGCCTTCGAGTCGCTCGAACGCCCGTTTGACCCCGATGCACCGCGGTTCATTGAGTACACCGAGCACGCCGAGAACTACGGGACGACGCTCAACCCTCACGAGAGCGATCACTAA